A window of Bradyrhizobium sp. AZCC 1610 contains these coding sequences:
- a CDS encoding 6,7-dimethyl-8-ribityllumazine synthase: protein MNQMLQEPEVQSPPQNVETSHVPDVPERPPVHPRFVKPQRVAFVQSSWHRDVVEECRIAFLEEIEARHITRAQVDLFEVPGSFEIPLHAQLLAKTRRYTAIVAAGLVVDGGIYRHEFVADTVIKALMDVQLRTEVPVFSAVLTPQQFHDSAVHHDFFRKHFVIKGIEVAEACANTLHSLERLRGQVAAGIVG, encoded by the coding sequence ATGAATCAGATGTTGCAAGAGCCTGAAGTCCAATCCCCACCCCAAAATGTCGAAACGAGCCACGTCCCTGACGTGCCCGAGCGTCCGCCGGTGCATCCGCGGTTCGTCAAGCCGCAGCGCGTCGCCTTCGTGCAGTCGTCCTGGCACCGCGACGTGGTCGAGGAGTGCCGCATCGCATTCCTCGAAGAGATCGAGGCACGCCATATCACCCGCGCGCAGGTCGATCTGTTCGAGGTGCCCGGTTCGTTCGAAATCCCGCTGCATGCGCAACTGCTCGCCAAGACGCGGCGTTACACCGCGATCGTGGCGGCCGGGCTGGTGGTCGACGGCGGCATCTACCGCCACGAATTCGTCGCCGACACCGTGATCAAGGCGTTGATGGACGTGCAATTGCGAACCGAAGTGCCGGTATTCTCCGCGGTGCTGACGCCGCAGCAATTCCACGACAGCGCCGTGCATCACGACTTCTTCCGCAAGCATTTCGTCATCAAGGGCATCGAGGTCGCGGAAGCCTGCGCCAATACGCTGCATAGCCTGGAACGGTTGCGCGGCCAGGTGGCCGCGGGGATCGTTGGGTAA
- a CDS encoding ribose-phosphate pyrophosphokinase has protein sequence MAAKNGSIKLVAGNSNPVLAREIADWLNLSLTKANVRRFADMEIFVEIQENVRGSDVFIIQSTSFPANDHMMELLIITDALRRASARRITAVIPYFGYARQDRKVGSRSPISAKLVANLITRAGVDRVMTLDLHAGQIQGFFDIPTDNLFASPVMVRDIKERFDLSNVMVVSPDVGGVVRARGLAKRINTPLAIIDKRRERAGESEVMNVIGDCAGYTCILIDDIVDSGGTLVNAADALLANGAKDVYAYISHGVLSGGAAARIASSRLKELVITDSILPTEAVTKAANIRTLSIAPLIAEAISRTASEESVSSLFD, from the coding sequence ATGGCGGCCAAGAACGGCTCGATCAAGTTGGTCGCCGGCAATTCCAATCCGGTACTGGCCCGGGAAATCGCCGACTGGCTGAACCTGTCGCTGACCAAGGCCAACGTCCGCCGCTTTGCGGATATGGAAATCTTCGTCGAGATCCAGGAAAACGTCCGTGGCTCCGACGTCTTCATCATCCAGTCGACGTCGTTTCCGGCCAACGACCATATGATGGAGTTGTTGATCATCACCGACGCGCTGCGCCGGGCTTCGGCGCGCCGCATCACCGCGGTGATTCCCTATTTCGGCTACGCGCGACAGGACCGCAAGGTCGGTTCGCGCTCGCCGATCTCGGCCAAGCTGGTGGCCAATTTGATCACCCGAGCCGGCGTCGACCGCGTCATGACGCTCGACCTGCATGCCGGCCAGATCCAGGGCTTCTTCGATATCCCGACCGACAACCTCTTCGCCTCGCCGGTCATGGTGCGTGACATCAAGGAACGCTTCGACCTTTCCAACGTCATGGTGGTGTCGCCCGACGTCGGCGGCGTGGTACGCGCCCGCGGACTCGCCAAGCGCATCAACACGCCGCTCGCCATCATCGACAAGCGTCGCGAGCGCGCCGGTGAGTCTGAAGTCATGAACGTGATCGGCGACTGCGCCGGTTACACCTGCATCCTGATCGACGACATCGTGGATTCCGGCGGCACGCTGGTGAACGCAGCGGACGCGCTGCTCGCCAATGGCGCCAAGGATGTCTACGCCTACATCTCCCATGGTGTGCTGTCGGGCGGCGCAGCGGCGCGTATCGCCAGCTCGCGGCTGAAGGAACTCGTCATCACCGACTCCATCCTGCCGACCGAGGCGGTCACCAAGGCCGCCAATATCCGCACGCTGTCGATCGCGCCCCTGATTGCGGAAGCGATCAGCCGCACCGCGTCGGAAGAATCGGTGTCGAGCCTGTTCGACTAG
- a CDS encoding SDR family NAD(P)-dependent oxidoreductase: MVKTEQESSDWLGLSGRTCVVTGGGGGIGRAVAVSFAKAGARVAAVDLDERGLEVTRGELAELGADHVIARCDTSDVESVTAASATIGKSLGPCHVLVNTAAVLRPGALDTLSLAEWNAVLSVNLTGYFVCAQVFGRQMRVHRRGSLVHVASIAGSNAQGQSGAYSVSKAGVIMLSRQLANEWGPHGIRSNVVSPGMVITPMSQSFYDTPGVTERRSAVVPMRRVGMPQDMADAILFLASDRASYVNGDEITVDGGYANMLMNLVPRPGFE, from the coding sequence ATGGTCAAAACCGAACAAGAATCTTCCGATTGGCTTGGGCTATCAGGCCGCACTTGCGTAGTGACGGGTGGCGGTGGCGGCATCGGCCGCGCCGTTGCCGTCAGCTTCGCCAAGGCCGGCGCCCGCGTCGCCGCCGTCGATCTCGATGAGCGCGGTCTTGAGGTGACGCGCGGCGAACTCGCCGAGCTCGGCGCTGATCACGTCATTGCCCGTTGCGATACCTCTGATGTCGAGAGCGTCACCGCCGCGTCCGCGACGATCGGGAAATCGCTCGGGCCGTGTCACGTGCTGGTCAATACCGCCGCCGTGCTGCGTCCCGGCGCGCTCGACACCCTGTCGCTTGCCGAATGGAACGCGGTCCTGTCGGTCAACCTGACCGGCTACTTCGTCTGCGCGCAGGTTTTCGGCCGGCAGATGCGCGTGCATCGCCGCGGCAGCCTGGTTCACGTGGCCTCGATCGCCGGCAGCAACGCGCAGGGGCAGAGCGGCGCCTACAGCGTCAGCAAGGCCGGCGTGATCATGCTGTCGCGGCAACTTGCCAACGAATGGGGACCGCACGGCATCCGCAGCAACGTCGTCAGCCCCGGCATGGTGATCACGCCGATGAGCCAGTCGTTCTACGATACGCCTGGCGTGACCGAGCGACGCTCCGCCGTGGTGCCGATGCGGCGGGTCGGCATGCCGCAGGATATGGCTGACGCGATCCTGTTCCTGGCCAGTGACCGCGCATCCTATGTCAACGGTGACGAGATCACGGTCGATGGCGGCTATGCCAATATGCTGATGAATTTGGTGCCGCGGCCGGGATTTGAGTGA